A region of the Vigna unguiculata cultivar IT97K-499-35 chromosome 9, ASM411807v1, whole genome shotgun sequence genome:
TGAGTTGAAGTTGTTTTCATGAATATCTTCTTTGATGCTGCAAAAATCTTTTCTAGCCAGACAACTTAATAAGCATGGAAACTCACTTCACAGTTGAAAGTGACCTATGCATGATGTAACTTGTTAACAACATACCATGTCTTTTCTTCAGGGACTAGTGTGCCCCTTTTTCCACTTTTTGCCATAAAGCCAAATTAGATATTTATGCTTGGATTTAgcttataataaaagatatttattttttggagAAACACTATTTTCatactttatattttctttaattatttcaaccaacccaatgaaaaaaatgaagttctAATAACAAGCAAAGACATTCTTTTTACTCTTGTGCTATTCATTCTGCAGTTCAATATTTTAACTAGTTAATGTTAAAAGCAAAACATTTTAAGGGACGGTTAAAAGTTTTGGAAAACCCAGAAGATACTTAAaagataagtttttatttaaaatttattttttaacactttttatataaaattatttattaaattgtataaataattttatttaacatttttataatgaaattaattcatttaatttttttgaaatattatcttaaatgagaatttaaaaaatattgtaaaattgaaaataatgataAGCTAAAAATCAATCTAAACGAGAATTATGACAAAACCTAAATCATCAATGATTGAATTGAGTAGTGGACCAAGGATGAGACCAAAACAAATAAAGGATGAAGATAATGAGAGTTTTAAAGTTGAAGAGAATTCTTCTTTATGATTTTTTGTTGCAAAAGaaggtaaatatttttttttcttaaacttcaatttttttttttcataaaacccGACTTCTTTGAATGTAGAGAtcattttattgtttatgatattttaattcttatactTCACTTAATCTATTAACCACAAAATACTAAACCATAATTTAATCaatagttttgtagaaaaattttagtttttcataaaaaaattctcaaaatctATAAATTAACAGTAAAACAAAATCGGACAAAagaaatctatttttaattttaatacaaatccaacaaatagaataaaaacaatatcagtacatgtaaaaagaaaaaacatactaaacaagaattaaaaaaattagtaaactATTCAAAGAATGTAATTGCTAAAATCCTAAAAAAActtcagaataaaaaaaaataagggagAGACTAAGAGAATTGGAAGAGgatacaagaaaaaaatgtaatcaaaattaattataaaaaagaaaagataacttattattttttatttgtaaacaaaattataatttattaaaaaaatattttaactcattaaatatatttttaatatcagtaataatttaattaaattttatatttaaatataaatttataataattgatttaataaagaaatgtTAGAACTGAAGATAagttttaaaaaccttttatattagtactaaaaacaactctctttttttaattttttgaagagCTATGTTCACAAGCTGTGAAGGACAGTGTCATTATGCAGTGTACATCCCTCCTTTGATTGTATTCACGTTCTACTCTCTTTACAATCccaaaaataatagtaattatttgttttgtataCCTTAATTTATTTAGCGACATTCGTCAGTGTCGGTTGGTAGAGAAAATTAACAGCCTCAATCTCCACTCCTGTTCGTTTAATCTACAACATAACAGTGTCTCTACACCATTGTCTCATCCTTCAcccttaaaaaataacaaaagaaattctCTGCCACCATTATGCACATACACAGGTAAATGTGTATGAATGTAAGGTTTGATTCGTTTCACGGATTCATTAGGATCTACCTCTCCAAATTCCCACGTGGGCACATGCATTGTACCATGATATAAATATGTGATACATTCATAACTCCTTTTCACACATTAGAGAAGGTGTTGAGTGAAGTAGTGACTTTCACGAGCAAAGCTTACGAATTTGGGACGGTGCTAGATGCTGCTTCATCTCACTCTGTTCCCTTCTCGAGTGATTGAAACAAAGCTATGAGGGTCAAAAAAGTTGAGTTGGGTGAATGCCAAAAAAGATAAAGTCACTCCAAAAGAGCATAGCAGATAGCCATCTTGGTTGGTTTGCTGTTACGATGGAAAAGATTGGCATTAATGTCGCAATAAAGGAATTATGAAAATCTTGGACTTGGGTGGTGGAGAAAGTGAGTGGCACGTTCATTTGTTCAGGTACCATCACCTTTCAAAATGTGGCATTTATAGTCATGCACATGCCTTTGCTTTTTAACTTCATTCCCTCATTTTTTCCAAAAGACACTATTTTACTCTCTTTTTAACCCCATTTGGCTGAGATATAAAAACCTCAATATCAGATGAAATTCTGATTCTTACCGTTACCATCGAGATGTGGGTCTGCATATCAGTTGAATCAGATAACAAGGAAATTCAAAAGAAACGTCAATTTAACGTTACAAAACGGAAATTCAAGCGCACTATATAATTCATCAGTTAAAAAagcttcatttttttttatatattgatagCCAAATGTTTTCTAACTGAGTCATCCACTAGTGTGGCTGCTTTTACCAGTAACGGACTGAAGAGAATTTCAAAGGGTAGGTAGGTGGGTGGGGAAGGATGAATTTTGAAAGTTTGGTTGGGCATGGATACAAAAAGATGTGTAgtagataaataaaatgacGCAAAAACCTAACGTGAAGACAAGAGAGTTGTGGTGCATAAATTATGTGTGGGAGAAGAGAAGGGAAGGGAAATCAAAAACGAAAACTGATCCTCCAAATTGGGTTCATTTGGGGTAGGGGTTTGGACGAGTGAACTTGTAACTGTCGTTGAATCACGTGATCATGCTTTGTGTCAACATCATGAGGACGGTTGGCccattatatttttgtttatcttttttttttcctgctgCTGCTATGTGACTATGCATCCCATTCATCATAATAACTGACCCCAAAATTATCTTCTTTTTGTTCTGTCTTCATCTCCATCATTGTCCCAACTCGCTAGTTCTGTTAGAGATATAATTTTCAAAGGTCCTTCCTTTCTCTCTAAGGCTTAATCATTCTGTTGGACTTACCAACTAATAGTGAGgtgtttgttttattatatcTCTCCATGGTCCAGCCAGAccaatgaaaattaaatgacTAGAAggtaaaaattgaaagaaaaagcaaaaagCCAGATGATAAAATGAGGTGGCACATGATACAATTGGTTCTTTGAATGATTTTGTGTGGGATGAATGAAATGCATTTGCTTCTTTCTTTGTCCGCTGGTTCTAGCTCTATTGTATCTGACTAACACAACCTGTGGATTCTTTCCCCACAGATCTTTTTTATAATGCTATTTTTTCAGTATCTTACCTTTTTTCTTCTGCACCATTTTCTTTGAATATATTATACGAAATTgtgatttaatgaaaaaatatcacCTTAGGAATACTGCTTTTTGGGTTTCTTGTGCCCTTCTTTAGTTTtgaggaaataaaaaattgtgtcCACTGTTGGGGAAGATTTGACAGAGATATGGATGTCATGTGAGTTTATCCAAAAGTGAGTGAATGTCTTCCTTCTTCTAATCACCTCTGATTGTGGGCACACAAGATGGGTGGCTGTAATTTTTGGTCTGAGATTCCTTTATTCTCTTGTTTCAGAGTGCATGTTCCTTCGGTTTGTGTAACATAGGTGGTGCTGTCGAACAGGGCAGATCTGCAGCTACAAGTGTGCTTAAGCTGATACTTTCTGCGTGGAGACCATTCACAAGTGAAGCTAATGGATCTTGAATCCAGGAAGTGTTGGGATACCTCAAAGGTTAGTGCATTAACTTGGAAAAGCTATGCAAAAACGAAGCATGAAAAATGTCGTTTCGCACTGTTTGTGGTTTCTTCATTGTCTGATAAAGGATTGGTGGGACATAAAATTTTAGTTCAAAATGGATACTAAAAGAGTGCTAAATTGCATTTCAGAAGGAGTCTTGGAAGACTATTATGCTCTTGGCCTACCAAAGCCTTGGTGTGGTATATGGGGATTTGAGCATTTCTCCTTTGTATGTTTACACGAGCACATTTGCGGAAGATATTGAACATTCAGAGACCAATGAAGAGATTTTCGGTGCCCTCTCTTTTGTATTCTGGACTCTGACACTGGTGCCACTTTTCAAATACGTTTTTGTAGTTCTTAGAGCTGATGATAATGGAGAAGGTAAGCATTTGAATGAACATGAGGGAAGCCATATGCTGCTTCAGCTCTTGTTGATGGTTTTCTTGCATGGTTCTGCAGGTGGTACATTTGCTCTATATTCCTTGATTTGTAGGCATGCCAAAGTCAGTCTCCTACCAAATCGACAACATGCGGATGAAGCGCTTTCCACATATAAGATGGAGGAGCCTCCAGAGAAAGATACGTCTAGAGTTAAGATGGTACTTGAGAAATATAAGGGTTTGCATACGGCTCTCCTAATCGTTGTTCTTCTTGGCACTTGTATGGTAATTGGGGATGGACTTCTTACCCCAGCTATTTCTGGTAAGATTCCACCTTATTGACACCATATTTTGTACAAATGTTTTCTTATCAATTTGTTGACTGGGAATCCATTTGTGTAGTTTTCTCGGCAGTATCGGGTCTTGAGGTATCTATGTCCAAGAAACACCACCAGTGTAAGTTTCACTGATGTCATTCTCTGTATTTCTATTGAAGTTTGTTTCTTAGTCACAAGAAGGTAACCctgttgaaaaaaattgaagtagtATGTATCtgtttagaataaaatattcaaaggtTTCACTCATAGCCTATCATAATTGTTGAAATGATTAGTTTGCTGGATTTCTTCcttgtttttgtatttgaacCTATTGATATGCGTTTGCAGATGCTGTGATTCCCATCACTTGCTTCATACTGGTTTGTCTGTTTGCACTGCAACACTATGGTACACATAGGGTTGGATTCCTTTTTGCTCCAATTGTGTTAGCATGGCTGTTGTGCATCAGCACACTtggtttatataatatattcaaatgGAATCCACATGTATATAAAGCTCTTTCGCCATATTATATGTTCAAGTTCTTGAAGAAGACAAGGATAAGTGGATGGATGTCTTTGGGGGGAATATTGCTGTGCATAACAGGTAAATATAGAAAATTCATGCATATGGTTAAATATAATATCTTGGACGGTACTCCTGCATAACATATTCATTAAATTCCAAACTGTGCCTATctacaaaaatatatactttgTGTAGTTGTCTTTTCTGCAACCTTCAGGTCcaaattatgattaaattaagAGATAGAGTATGTATAGAGGAACTTCTGCATAAGTACTTCTAGGAGAAAAAACTTAAGATAAACAGTGAAATAAGTTTATCTGTGAGTTGAAATTAACTTCTATACAAGTATAATATAAGAATGGACATTCTACAAATTAGTTTATGCAtaagttacttttattttgtggagaaactccttttaatttttctttttcttttcttctacaAATACTCATGGAGAAGTTTGTCAGAAGAGATTCAGATTAATTTCTGTGTGAACATTTACTTTTGAATCAACTCTTCTCTTACTATTTTAGTAAGACTTTTGAATAGATTCGGAATGCTCCTCCAATGTTGTTCCCCAAAAATTGTTCAACGGCATGGTGTTATTTACATAaacaaattaagtttaatttcaCTATAATCAAGCAAGAGATTTTGACCCCaatacatttgatttttttctcggagcattgtaaaatatatatggTTGTTTCGACATGGTGTTGCTAAGAACATTAAAAACTTCTTATTTTGACCTTGTGTGCAGGCTCAGAAGCTATGTTTGCTGATCTCGGCCATTTCTCATATATGGCCATTCAGGttggttaattatattttcacattttctatTTCCCTACTTCTTTCCTGAAACATTGACAGATCTTAACATTTCTCATATATGGCCATTCAGGTTGCATTCACCTTTCTGGTATATCCTGCGCTTATATTGGCATATATGGGACAAGCTGCGTATTTGTCACATCATCATGATTCTGATCTCCAAATCAGTTTCTATGTCTCAGTTCCAGGTATTCCTTGGCCAAGCTCACTTCACAATTTCTTACTAGTCTGAAAGCAGTAAAATTTGAAGGAAGCCACATAAATAGCTAGATGGAATAAAATGAACTTATCTGTAATGGCTTTGTTAGTTTCCTGGAAGAGTGTGTATGAATGTTCTTGCCTGTTATGGGAGCATATTATAgaaaactttatacaatgttttGGCTGCAGAAAGTGTGAGGTGGCCAGTGCTTATCTTAGCCATTCTAGCTTCAGTTGTGGGAAGCCAAGCAATCATCAGCGGAACATTTTCTATCATAAACCAGAGCCAATCTCTGGGTTGCTTCCCAAGAGTCAAGGTTGTTCATACATCTGACAAGATACATGGTCAGGTCTACATTCCTGAGATTAATTGGTTACTCATGATCCTCTGTATTGCTGTGACCATTGGATTTAGGGACACAAAACACATGGGAAATGCTTCAGGTAATCGTACTTTTTTCCCCTTTTACAAAGCTTGAAATTTTCTTTGCACTATCATAGTTTTTATGCTAGATGCTTCATTTAAATCAATCTTTATTCATTGCAGGATTAGCAGTGATGACTGTGATGCTGGTAACGACATGCCTTACTTCGCTGGTAATCGTAGTTTGCTGGCACAAACCCCCCATAGTAGCACTCTGCTTCCTGTTGTTCTTCGGCTCTATTGAACTGCTGTATTTCTCGGCTTCACTCACAAAGTTTTGTGAGGGTGCATGGTTACCAATCCTTCTTGCACTCTTCCTCATGATTATAATGTTCCTTTGGCACTATGCAACCATCAGAAAATATGAATATGACCTTCACAACAAGGTATCACTAGATTGGCTTCTAGCCTTAGGTCCTAGTTTGGGAATTGCTAGAGTTCCGGGAATAGGACTAGTGTTCACTGACCTCACTGCTGGCATCCCAGCAAACTTCTCCCGCTTTGTGACGAACCTCCCTGCATATCATCGGATCCttgtttttgtgtgtgtgaaatCAGTGCCTGTCCCTCATGTTCCTGCTGCCGAGAGGTATCTTGTGGGGCGTGTAGGACCTTCTGCTCATCGGTCCTACAGGTGTATAGTGAGATACGGATACCGCGATGTTCATCAAGATGTTGATTCCTTTGAGTCTGAGCTAGTAGCAAGGCTTGCAGATTTCATCCAATATGATTGGTACAGGAGTAGAAGGAGCAGCATGAGCGTTGAGGATGATGTCTCAAACTCTAATGAATCATCAAGTCACAGACTAACTGTGATTGGAACAACTGGTTTCTCTATCCAACCAGGATATGAGAGTGGTGGTGAGAGT
Encoded here:
- the LOC114163184 gene encoding potassium transporter 2, encoding MDLESRKCWDTSKKESWKTIMLLAYQSLGVVYGDLSISPLYVYTSTFAEDIEHSETNEEIFGALSFVFWTLTLVPLFKYVFVVLRADDNGEGGTFALYSLICRHAKVSLLPNRQHADEALSTYKMEEPPEKDTSRVKMVLEKYKGLHTALLIVVLLGTCMVIGDGLLTPAISVFSAVSGLEVSMSKKHHQYAVIPITCFILVCLFALQHYGTHRVGFLFAPIVLAWLLCISTLGLYNIFKWNPHVYKALSPYYMFKFLKKTRISGWMSLGGILLCITGSEAMFADLGHFSYMAIQVAFTFLVYPALILAYMGQAAYLSHHHDSDLQISFYVSVPESVRWPVLILAILASVVGSQAIISGTFSIINQSQSLGCFPRVKVVHTSDKIHGQVYIPEINWLLMILCIAVTIGFRDTKHMGNASGLAVMTVMLVTTCLTSLVIVVCWHKPPIVALCFLLFFGSIELLYFSASLTKFCEGAWLPILLALFLMIIMFLWHYATIRKYEYDLHNKVSLDWLLALGPSLGIARVPGIGLVFTDLTAGIPANFSRFVTNLPAYHRILVFVCVKSVPVPHVPAAERYLVGRVGPSAHRSYRCIVRYGYRDVHQDVDSFESELVARLADFIQYDWYRSRRSSMSVEDDVSNSNESSSHRLTVIGTTGFSIQPGYESGGESLQQASVSVGFPTVQSVSDVIEMEPTVSERRVRFAIDYEPESDARSEVGVQMQEELEDLYAAQEAGIAFILGHSHVRAKQGSSVLKKLALNYGYNFLRRNCRGPDVALKVPPVSLLEVGMVYIV